One genomic window of Solea senegalensis isolate Sse05_10M unplaced genomic scaffold, IFAPA_SoseM_1 scf7180000014892, whole genome shotgun sequence includes the following:
- the LOC122761704 gene encoding calcium-regulated heat stable protein 1-like: MSSKATPIQGSTPMTPPPIPARSPKSPGSPESLHPPTHRYRDRSPSPMRGYLIPSPLPTRRNRTYSATARAAEGPMFTGVCKYFSRSKGHGFITPSDGGKDIFVHISDIEGEYVPVEGDEMSYKICSIPPKLQKVQAVEVTITHLNPGTKHETWTGHTVSS; this comes from the exons ATGTCCTCCAAGGCCACGCCCATCCAGGGGTCGACACCCATGACCCCTCCACCGATCCCTGCGAGATCCCCAAAGTCTCCAGGGTCCCCag AGTCCCTGCATCCTCCGACCCACAGATATAGAGACCGCTCACCTTCCCCTATGAGGGGCTACCTCATCCCCAGCCCTCTGCCCACTCGGAGGAACAGGACTTACTCAGC AACGGCTCGTGCAGCAGAGGGTCCCATGTTTACTGGTGTGTGTAAATACTTTTCTCGCTCCAAAGGCCACGGCTTCATCACACCATCCGACGGGGGCAAGGACATCTTTGTCCATATTTcaga CATTGAGGGCGAGTATGTGCCGGTGGAAGGCGACGAGATGAGCTACAAGATTTGCTCCATCCCCCCCAAACTCCAGAAGGTGCAGGCGGTGGAGGTGACCATAACCCATCTCAACCCAGGAACCAAACACGAGACCTGGACAGGTCACACTGTCAGCAGCTGA